A genome region from Pseudomonas sp. N3-W includes the following:
- a CDS encoding LD-carboxypeptidase, whose amino-acid sequence MTVRPTHILCPRAPVPALPLEGIIGVIAPAGPAALDTDKAMAWMRARGYSLRVFPGVYKKDGYLAGSDDVRLNDLHAAFADSAVDAIICLRGGYGTPRLLDRIDFDLLRRNAKPFIGYSDITALHLAISRHAGFVTFHGPLLNADLLGDKQQPTESSFFNMLRGQMKAGSVIAHPVAYPLTTIEPGIAHGRLLGGNLSMIAAIMGTPYEIEADGVILLIEDVNEPLYRIDRLLTQLRLAGTLHKLRGVLVGDVAGVDGAALEQLLKQTFEPLRIPVLAGWRSGHCDPNLTLPMGALVRLDAGEKVLVLEQDVVVRA is encoded by the coding sequence ATGACTGTTCGACCCACCCATATCCTTTGCCCACGTGCCCCCGTCCCGGCCCTGCCGCTGGAAGGGATAATCGGCGTGATTGCGCCTGCCGGGCCCGCTGCACTGGACACCGATAAAGCCATGGCCTGGATGCGCGCTCGCGGTTATTCGCTGCGAGTGTTTCCCGGCGTATATAAAAAAGACGGCTATCTGGCCGGCAGCGATGATGTGCGGCTCAATGACCTGCATGCAGCCTTCGCCGACAGTGCGGTGGATGCCATTATTTGCCTGCGCGGCGGTTACGGTACGCCGCGTCTGCTTGATCGCATCGACTTTGACCTGCTGCGCCGCAACGCCAAGCCCTTCATTGGCTACAGCGACATCACGGCGTTGCACCTGGCAATCAGCCGTCATGCGGGTTTCGTGACGTTTCATGGGCCTTTGCTTAACGCCGACCTGCTGGGCGACAAGCAACAACCTACCGAGTCTTCGTTCTTCAACATGCTGCGCGGGCAGATGAAGGCCGGCAGCGTGATTGCGCACCCGGTGGCCTATCCGTTGACCACGATCGAGCCTGGTATTGCCCACGGGCGCTTGCTGGGGGGCAATCTGTCGATGATTGCGGCGATCATGGGCACGCCGTACGAAATCGAGGCTGATGGCGTGATCCTGCTGATTGAGGACGTCAATGAGCCGCTGTACCGGATTGACCGATTGCTGACCCAACTGCGCCTGGCCGGCACGCTGCACAAGTTGCGCGGAGTTCTGGTGGGGGATGTGGCGGGAGTGGATGGCGCTGCGCTGGAACAATTGCTCAAGCAGACCTTTGAGCCGTTGCGCATACCGGTACTGGCCGGTTGGCGTAGCGGGCACTGTGATCCGAACCTGACGCTGCCAATGGGGGCGTTGGTGAGACTGGATGCGGGGGAGAAGGTGTTGGTGCTGGAGCAGGACGTGGTGGTCAGGGCTTAG
- the lipA gene encoding lipoyl synthase, with translation MTTDAVQTMIPTLDVTERPAPRAKVEAGVKLRGAEKVARIPVKIIPTTELPKKPDWIRVRIPVSPEVDRIKALLRKHKLHSVCEEASCPNLGECFSGGTATFMIMGDICTRRCPFCDVGHGRPKPLDVNEPESLAIAIADLKLKYVVITSVDRDDLRDGGAQHFADCIREIRKLSPNVQLETLVPDYRGRMDVALEITAAEPPDVFNHNLETVPRLYKAARPGSDYQWSLTLLQRFKQMMPHIPTKSGLMLGLGETDEEVIEVMKRMREHDIDMLTLGQYLQPSRSHLPVQRFVHPDTFAWFAEEGYKMGFKNVASGPLVRSSYHADEQAKLVKAELMSS, from the coding sequence ATGACTACTGATGCAGTGCAAACCATGATCCCGACGCTGGATGTTACCGAGCGCCCGGCCCCGCGTGCCAAGGTTGAAGCCGGCGTCAAGCTGCGCGGCGCCGAGAAGGTTGCACGCATCCCGGTAAAGATCATTCCGACCACCGAATTGCCGAAGAAACCAGACTGGATCCGCGTGCGCATCCCGGTTTCCCCGGAAGTCGACCGCATCAAGGCCCTGCTGCGCAAACACAAGCTGCACAGCGTGTGCGAAGAAGCGTCCTGCCCGAACCTGGGCGAATGCTTCTCCGGCGGCACCGCGACCTTCATGATCATGGGCGACATCTGCACCCGTCGCTGCCCGTTCTGCGACGTGGGCCACGGTCGTCCGAAACCACTGGACGTCAATGAGCCAGAAAGCCTGGCCATCGCCATCGCCGATCTGAAACTCAAGTACGTGGTAATCACTTCGGTTGACCGCGATGACCTGCGCGACGGCGGTGCCCAGCACTTTGCCGACTGCATCCGCGAAATCCGCAAACTGTCGCCGAACGTGCAGCTTGAAACCCTGGTGCCGGACTACCGTGGCCGTATGGATGTCGCGCTGGAAATCACCGCTGCCGAGCCACCGGATGTGTTCAACCACAACCTGGAAACCGTACCGCGCCTGTACAAAGCTGCGCGTCCGGGTTCGGATTACCAGTGGTCGCTGACCCTGCTGCAACGCTTCAAGCAGATGATGCCGCACATCCCGACCAAATCCGGTCTGATGCTGGGTCTGGGCGAGACCGACGAAGAAGTCATCGAAGTCATGAAGCGCATGCGCGAACACGACATCGACATGCTGACCCTGGGCCAGTACCTGCAACCGTCCCGCAGCCACTTGCCGGTGCAGCGTTTCGTGCACCCGGACACCTTCGCCTGGTTCGCCGAAGAAGGCTACAAGATGGGCTTCAAGAACGTCGCGTCCGGCCCGCTGGTACGCTCCTCGTACCACGCCGACGAGCAGGCGAAGCTGGTCAAGGCCGAGCTGATGTCGTCCTGA
- the holA gene encoding DNA polymerase III subunit delta, protein MKLAPAQLAKHLQGTLAPVYIISGDDPLLCQEAADAIRATARQQGFDERQVFAADASFDWGTLLQAGASMSLFAERRLLELRLPSGKPGDKGAAALIEYCSRPAEDTILLISLPKLDGSAQKTKWGKALVEGPQTQFVQIWPVDANQLPSWIRQRLSQAGLSASQDAVELIAARVEGNLLAAAQEIEKLKLMAEGGQITVETVQAAVADSARFDVFGLTDAILNGEAAHALRMLEGLRGEGVEPPVILWALARELRLLASLSLQYSQGVPLDKAFSSARPPVWDKRKPLMSKALQRYSAQRWAQLLLEAQRIDAQIKGQAAGSPWMSLSRLALLMAGQRLSLPAE, encoded by the coding sequence ATGAAGCTCGCCCCCGCCCAACTCGCTAAACACCTGCAAGGCACTCTCGCGCCGGTCTACATCATCAGTGGCGATGACCCGCTGTTGTGTCAGGAAGCCGCCGACGCCATCCGTGCCACTGCGCGCCAGCAAGGTTTCGACGAACGCCAGGTGTTCGCCGCCGACGCCAGTTTCGACTGGGGCACGCTGCTGCAAGCCGGTGCCAGCATGTCGCTGTTCGCCGAACGGCGTCTTCTGGAACTGCGCCTGCCCTCCGGCAAGCCCGGTGACAAAGGCGCTGCTGCGCTTATCGAGTACTGCTCGCGCCCGGCCGAAGACACGATTCTGCTGATCAGCCTGCCCAAGCTTGATGGCAGTGCGCAGAAGACCAAATGGGGCAAGGCGCTGGTCGAAGGCCCGCAAACCCAGTTCGTGCAAATCTGGCCGGTGGACGCCAACCAGCTGCCAAGCTGGATTCGCCAGCGTCTGTCTCAAGCGGGTTTGTCGGCCAGCCAGGACGCCGTCGAACTGATCGCGGCACGGGTTGAAGGCAACCTGCTGGCAGCCGCACAGGAAATCGAAAAGCTCAAGCTGATGGCCGAAGGTGGCCAGATCACCGTCGAAACCGTGCAGGCTGCGGTGGCCGACAGTGCGCGGTTCGATGTTTTCGGCCTGACCGATGCGATCCTCAATGGCGAAGCCGCCCACGCCTTGCGCATGCTCGAAGGACTGCGGGGCGAAGGCGTCGAGCCACCGGTGATTCTCTGGGCTCTGGCCCGGGAGCTGCGGTTGCTGGCGAGCCTGTCGCTGCAATACAGCCAGGGCGTGCCCCTGGACAAGGCCTTCAGCTCTGCCCGGCCACCGGTCTGGGACAAGCGTAAACCGCTGATGAGCAAAGCCCTGCAACGCTACTCGGCGCAACGCTGGGCGCAGCTGCTGCTCGAAGCGCAACGCATCGACGCGCAGATCAAGGGCCAGGCTGCCGGTTCACCATGGATGAGCCTGAGTCGGCTGGCGTTGTTGATGGCTGGGCAACGATTGTCGCTGCCGGCTGAATAA
- a CDS encoding lytic murein transglycosylase, with protein MPLCLSRRWHLRQLIAASSLILLVACAEKPTAADAQPLQTVPVVPAPAIIPPVVPSGDNLDIQPTQTFAEWEADFRKEALAAGIRPDVFDRAFANVSFDESVIRADRSQPEFSRPVWEYLDGALSPLRVRKGQALINQYADTLQSIEQHYGVDRQALVAVWGMESNFGQFQGTKSVINSLATLAYEGRRPGFARAQLIAALQILQHGDIEPEKMLGSWAGAMGQTQFIPTTYNTHAVDFDGTGRRDIWGSPTDALASTAHYLQSSGWQRGQPWGFEVQLASGFNYALADGAIRKSVAEWLQMGVTLPDGAQVPSGSEQLSAALLLPAGYRGPAFLILDNFRAILKYNNSSSYALAVSLLSERFNGGGLVSGAWPKDDLPLSRSERIELQNLLSAQNYEAGNADGIIGANTRKAIRSAQQSFGWPADGYPTHKLLEGLRSR; from the coding sequence ATGCCCCTTTGCCTTTCCCGTCGTTGGCACCTTCGCCAACTGATCGCTGCCTCCAGCCTCATACTGCTTGTCGCCTGCGCGGAAAAACCGACTGCCGCCGACGCCCAGCCTCTTCAGACCGTTCCTGTTGTGCCAGCCCCTGCGATCATTCCGCCAGTGGTGCCCAGTGGCGACAATCTCGACATTCAGCCGACCCAGACCTTCGCCGAATGGGAAGCCGATTTCCGCAAAGAGGCGCTGGCTGCCGGCATCCGCCCAGACGTGTTTGACCGAGCGTTCGCCAATGTCAGCTTCGACGAAAGCGTAATCCGCGCCGACCGCAGCCAGCCAGAGTTTTCCCGCCCGGTTTGGGAGTACCTCGATGGCGCGCTGTCGCCCTTGCGAGTGCGCAAAGGCCAGGCGCTGATCAACCAGTACGCCGACACGCTGCAAAGCATTGAGCAACACTATGGCGTCGACCGTCAGGCACTGGTCGCCGTATGGGGAATGGAAAGTAACTTCGGGCAGTTCCAGGGCACCAAGTCGGTGATCAACTCCCTGGCCACCCTGGCCTATGAAGGCCGGCGTCCCGGATTTGCCCGTGCACAACTGATCGCCGCCCTGCAGATCCTGCAACACGGCGATATCGAACCCGAAAAAATGCTCGGCTCCTGGGCTGGCGCCATGGGCCAGACCCAGTTTATCCCGACCACCTACAACACCCATGCCGTGGATTTCGATGGCACAGGTCGTCGCGACATCTGGGGCAGCCCGACTGATGCCCTGGCCTCGACCGCGCATTATCTGCAAAGCTCCGGCTGGCAGAGAGGCCAGCCGTGGGGCTTTGAAGTGCAGCTGGCCAGTGGCTTCAACTACGCCCTGGCCGATGGCGCAATTCGCAAGAGCGTCGCCGAATGGCTGCAAATGGGCGTCACCCTGCCCGACGGCGCGCAGGTGCCAAGCGGTTCTGAACAGTTGTCCGCCGCGTTGTTGCTGCCTGCGGGTTATCGTGGCCCGGCGTTCCTGATCCTCGATAATTTCCGGGCGATTCTCAAGTACAACAACTCCTCGTCCTACGCGCTGGCGGTGAGCCTGTTGTCGGAGCGCTTCAATGGCGGTGGCCTGGTCAGTGGCGCCTGGCCAAAGGATGACTTGCCGTTGAGTCGTAGCGAACGGATCGAACTGCAGAACCTGCTGAGTGCGCAGAACTACGAAGCCGGCAATGCCGACGGAATCATTGGCGCCAATACCCGCAAGGCGATTCGCAGTGCCCAGCAGTCGTTCGGCTGGCCGGCAGATGGGTATCCGACGCACAAGTTGCTCGAAGGGCTGCGTAGCCGATAG
- the leuS gene encoding leucine--tRNA ligase translates to MHEQYQPREIEAAAQSFWDEQKSFEVSEQPGKETFYCLSMFPYPSGKLHMGHVRNYTIGDVISRYQRMQGKNVLQPMGWDAFGMPAENAAMKNNVAPAKWTYENIAYMKTQLRSLGLAVDWSREVTTCKPDYYRWEQWLFTRLFEKGVIYRKNGTVNWDPVDQTVLANEQVIDGRGWRSGALIEKREIPMYYFKITAYADELLESLDELTGWPEQVKTMQRNWIGKSRGMEVQFPYDVASIGEAGALKVFTTRPDTLMGATYVAVAAEHPLATLAAQNNPELQAFIAECKGGSVAEADVATQEKKGLPTSLFVEHPLTGEKLPVWVANYVLMHYGDGAVMAVPAHDERDFEFATKYNLPIKSVVRTSAGDTNPSPWQDAYGEHGTLINSGEFDGLDFAGAFDAMEVALIKKNLGASRTQFRLRDWGISRQRYWGCPIPIIHCDTCGDVPVPEDQLPVVLPEDVVPDGAGSPLARMPEFYECACPKCGQPAKRETDTMDTFVESSWYYARYASPHYEGGLVEKAAADHWLPVDQYIGGIEHAILHLLYARFFHKLMRDEGLVSSNEPFKNLLTQGMVIAETYYRREANGAYTWFNPADVELERDSKAKVISAKLISDGLPVEIGGTEKMAKSKNNGVDPQSMIDQFGADTCRLFMMFASPPDMSAEWSDSGVEGSHRFLKRVWRLAQAHVTQGLSGKLDIASLNDEQKTIRRSIHQAIKQASHDVGQNHKFNTAIAQVMTLMNVLEKAPQGTEQDRALIHEGLETVTLLLAPITPHISHELWNQLGHVEPVIDAGWPALDESALVQDSLQLVIQVNGKLRGHIEMPASASREEVEAAARANENVLRFVDGLTIRKVIVVPGKLVNIVAS, encoded by the coding sequence ATGCACGAACAATATCAGCCCCGTGAAATCGAAGCCGCCGCCCAGTCGTTCTGGGACGAGCAAAAGTCCTTTGAAGTCAGTGAACAGCCAGGCAAGGAGACTTTCTACTGCCTGTCGATGTTCCCTTACCCCAGCGGCAAGCTACACATGGGGCACGTGCGCAACTACACCATCGGCGACGTGATCTCCCGCTACCAGCGCATGCAAGGCAAGAACGTCCTGCAACCCATGGGTTGGGACGCCTTCGGCATGCCGGCGGAAAACGCCGCGATGAAGAACAACGTGGCGCCCGCCAAGTGGACCTACGAAAACATCGCCTACATGAAAACCCAGCTGCGCAGCCTGGGCCTGGCGGTGGACTGGTCCCGCGAAGTGACCACCTGCAAGCCTGACTACTACCGCTGGGAACAATGGCTGTTCACACGCCTGTTCGAAAAAGGCGTGATCTACCGTAAGAATGGCACCGTGAACTGGGACCCGGTCGACCAGACCGTTCTGGCCAACGAACAGGTAATCGACGGCCGTGGCTGGCGTTCCGGCGCGCTGATCGAAAAGCGCGAAATCCCGATGTACTACTTCAAGATCACCGCCTACGCGGATGAGCTGCTTGAAAGCCTGGACGAACTGACTGGCTGGCCTGAACAGGTCAAGACCATGCAGCGCAACTGGATCGGCAAGTCCCGCGGCATGGAAGTGCAGTTCCCGTACGACGTCGCCTCCATCGGCGAAGCGGGCGCTCTGAAAGTCTTCACCACCCGTCCGGACACCCTGATGGGCGCGACCTACGTTGCCGTGGCCGCCGAACACCCGCTGGCCACGCTGGCCGCGCAGAACAACCCTGAGCTGCAAGCGTTCATCGCCGAATGCAAGGGCGGCAGCGTCGCCGAAGCCGACGTCGCCACTCAAGAGAAAAAAGGCCTGCCGACTTCGCTGTTCGTGGAACACCCGCTGACCGGCGAAAAACTGCCGGTGTGGGTCGCCAACTACGTGCTGATGCACTACGGCGATGGCGCAGTCATGGCTGTACCGGCGCACGACGAACGTGATTTCGAGTTCGCCACCAAGTACAACCTGCCAATCAAATCGGTAGTGCGCACCAGTGCTGGCGACACCAACCCGTCGCCATGGCAAGACGCTTACGGCGAACACGGTACGCTGATCAACTCCGGTGAATTCGACGGCCTGGACTTCGCTGGCGCTTTCGACGCCATGGAAGTGGCGCTGATCAAGAAGAACCTCGGTGCCTCGCGCACCCAGTTCCGCCTGCGCGACTGGGGCATCAGCCGCCAGCGCTACTGGGGCTGCCCGATCCCGATCATCCACTGCGATACCTGCGGTGACGTTCCGGTGCCGGAAGATCAACTGCCGGTCGTATTGCCGGAAGACGTGGTGCCGGACGGCGCCGGTTCGCCCCTGGCGCGCATGCCCGAGTTCTACGAATGCGCCTGCCCGAAATGCGGCCAGCCTGCCAAGCGTGAAACCGACACCATGGACACCTTCGTCGAGTCCTCCTGGTACTACGCCCGCTACGCCTCGCCGCACTATGAAGGCGGCCTGGTAGAAAAAGCCGCAGCCGACCACTGGCTGCCAGTGGATCAGTACATTGGCGGTATCGAACACGCCATTCTTCACCTGCTTTACGCGCGCTTCTTCCACAAGCTGATGCGCGATGAAGGCCTGGTGAGCTCCAACGAACCGTTCAAGAACCTGCTGACCCAAGGCATGGTGATCGCCGAGACTTATTATCGTCGCGAAGCCAATGGTGCCTACACCTGGTTCAACCCGGCGGACGTGGAACTCGAACGCGACAGCAAGGCCAAGGTCATTAGCGCCAAACTGATTTCCGACGGCTTGCCGGTGGAAATCGGCGGCACCGAGAAGATGGCCAAGTCCAAGAACAATGGCGTCGACCCACAGTCGATGATTGACCAGTTCGGCGCAGACACCTGCCGCCTGTTCATGATGTTCGCTTCGCCACCTGACATGAGCGCGGAATGGTCCGACTCCGGAGTAGAAGGTTCGCACCGTTTCCTCAAGCGCGTCTGGCGTCTGGCTCAAGCACACGTGACTCAGGGCCTGTCGGGCAAACTGGACATCGCGAGCCTGAACGACGAGCAGAAAACCATTCGCCGTTCGATTCACCAGGCCATCAAGCAGGCCAGCCACGACGTCGGCCAGAATCACAAATTCAACACCGCCATCGCCCAGGTGATGACGCTGATGAATGTGCTGGAAAAAGCCCCACAAGGCACCGAACAGGATCGCGCACTGATTCACGAAGGGCTGGAAACCGTCACCCTGCTGCTGGCTCCGATCACGCCGCATATCAGCCACGAGCTGTGGAATCAACTGGGTCACGTTGAACCGGTGATCGACGCAGGCTGGCCGGCGCTGGACGAAAGCGCACTGGTACAGGACAGCCTGCAACTGGTCATTCAAGTAAACGGCAAGCTGCGCGGGCACATCGAAATGCCGGCCAGCGCCAGCCGCGAAGAAGTCGAAGCCGCCGCACGCGCCAACGAGAACGTGCTGCGCTTCGTCGATGGCCTGACTATTCGTAAAGTGATCGTAGTGCCCGGGAAACTGGTCAATATCGTCGCCAGCTAA
- the lipB gene encoding lipoyl(octanoyl) transferase LipB yields MSGTLGFRELGQMAYEPVWHAMQRFTNERGTAAADEIWLVEHPPVFTQGQAGKAEHLLLPGDIAVVQVDRGGQVTYHGPGQLVAYLLLDVRKLGFGVRDLVTRMEHCLIELLASYGVTATAKPDAPGVYVDGAKIASLGLRIRHGCSFHGLALNVDMDLEPFRRINPCGYAGLAMTQLSDHAGSIEFAEVSARLRAQLVKHLDYAEQTTLTGGID; encoded by the coding sequence ATGTCTGGCACGCTGGGCTTTCGCGAGCTCGGCCAGATGGCTTACGAGCCGGTCTGGCATGCCATGCAGCGCTTTACCAACGAACGCGGCACAGCCGCCGCGGACGAGATCTGGCTGGTGGAACACCCGCCGGTGTTCACCCAGGGGCAAGCCGGCAAGGCCGAGCATCTGTTGTTGCCCGGCGATATTGCGGTGGTCCAGGTAGATCGCGGCGGCCAGGTGACCTACCACGGTCCAGGCCAGTTGGTGGCCTACCTGTTGCTGGATGTGCGCAAGCTGGGTTTCGGCGTGCGTGACCTGGTCACCCGCATGGAACATTGCCTGATCGAGTTGCTGGCCAGCTATGGCGTCACTGCCACGGCCAAGCCGGACGCGCCGGGTGTCTACGTCGACGGGGCGAAAATCGCCTCGCTGGGTCTGCGGATCCGTCACGGTTGCTCCTTTCATGGACTGGCCTTGAACGTGGACATGGACCTGGAACCGTTTCGACGGATTAATCCCTGCGGCTACGCCGGGCTGGCGATGACCCAGCTGAGCGACCACGCAGGATCGATTGAATTTGCCGAGGTAAGTGCCCGGCTGCGCGCGCAGCTCGTCAAACACCTCGACTATGCTGAGCAGACGACCCTGACGGGCGGAATCGACTGA
- a CDS encoding DUF493 domain-containing protein — protein sequence MTDTEVKAPKIEFPCADYPIKVIGDTGVGFKDKIIAILEKHATVDHKTLAERQSTNGKYTTIQLHIIATGQEQLYDINSELRATGFVHMVL from the coding sequence ATGACCGATACCGAAGTAAAGGCGCCAAAGATCGAATTCCCCTGCGCGGATTACCCTATCAAGGTGATCGGCGATACCGGTGTGGGCTTCAAGGACAAGATCATCGCGATCCTTGAGAAACACGCCACCGTTGACCACAAGACCCTGGCCGAGCGCCAGAGTACCAACGGCAAATACACGACCATCCAGCTGCACATTATCGCCACCGGCCAGGAACAGCTGTACGACATCAACAGCGAGTTGCGGGCTACCGGTTTCGTGCACATGGTGTTGTGA
- the arfA gene encoding alternative ribosome rescue factor ArfA, with product MSKKPSKHGPNKAKSVIAQPLFRSRQERAGKGKGSYRREAFQSNSWEASYFLAA from the coding sequence ATGAGCAAAAAGCCATCCAAGCATGGCCCCAACAAGGCCAAATCCGTCATCGCCCAGCCACTGTTCCGCAGCCGTCAGGAACGCGCCGGCAAGGGCAAAGGCAGCTACCGCCGCGAAGCCTTCCAGTCTAATAGCTGGGAGGCTTCTTACTTTCTGGCCGCTTGA
- a CDS encoding D-alanyl-D-alanine carboxypeptidase family protein: MNITTFAKRLFLLVPLLLSPAAFAVEMMPSPPQLAAKAYVLMDASSGNVLVENNGDQRLPPASLTKLMTAYIATLEIRRGQIGENDPVTVSENAWRTGGSRMFIKVGSQVTVSDLLHGIIIQSGNDASVALSEHIAGSEDAFADLMNKTVADLGMANTHFMNPTGLPNPEHYSTAHDMAILARAIIHEDPAHYAIYSQKEFFWNGIKQPNRNLLLWRDKTVDGLKTGHTEEAGYCMVSSAVRDGMRLIAVVFGTNSEVARASETQKLLTYGFRFFETQTFYQKGAELAQAPVWKGTTNQVKAGLAEDLTMTLPKGQLKKLAASMTMNPQLVAPIAKGDVIGKVEVKLDDKVVHSADLIALDAVEEGGIFRRMWDSIRLFFYGLFN, from the coding sequence ATGAACATCACCACCTTTGCCAAACGCCTGTTCCTGCTAGTCCCGCTGCTCCTCTCGCCGGCTGCTTTCGCGGTCGAGATGATGCCGTCGCCGCCACAACTGGCCGCCAAAGCCTATGTGCTGATGGATGCCAGCAGCGGTAACGTGCTCGTCGAGAACAACGGTGACCAGCGTCTGCCGCCAGCCAGCCTGACCAAGCTGATGACCGCGTACATCGCGACCCTGGAAATCCGTCGTGGCCAGATCGGTGAAAACGATCCGGTCACCGTCAGCGAAAACGCCTGGCGTACCGGCGGTTCCCGGATGTTCATCAAGGTCGGCTCGCAAGTCACTGTCAGCGACCTGCTGCACGGCATCATCATTCAGTCGGGTAACGACGCCAGTGTTGCGCTCTCCGAGCACATCGCCGGCAGCGAAGACGCCTTCGCCGACCTGATGAACAAAACCGTCGCTGACCTGGGCATGGCCAACACCCACTTCATGAACCCGACCGGTCTGCCAAACCCTGAGCATTACTCGACGGCTCATGACATGGCGATCCTGGCGCGTGCGATCATCCACGAAGACCCGGCTCACTACGCGATCTACTCGCAGAAAGAGTTCTTCTGGAACGGCATCAAGCAGCCTAACCGCAACCTGCTGCTGTGGCGCGACAAGACCGTTGACGGTCTGAAAACCGGCCACACCGAGGAAGCCGGCTACTGCATGGTGTCTTCGGCTGTACGTGATGGCATGCGCCTGATCGCCGTGGTGTTCGGCACCAACAGCGAAGTGGCTCGCGCCTCCGAAACCCAGAAGCTGCTGACTTACGGTTTCCGTTTCTTCGAAACCCAGACCTTCTATCAGAAAGGCGCCGAGCTGGCTCAGGCCCCTGTCTGGAAAGGCACCACCAATCAAGTCAAGGCCGGCCTGGCTGAAGACCTGACCATGACCCTGCCAAAAGGCCAGCTGAAAAAGCTCGCTGCAAGCATGACCATGAACCCGCAACTGGTTGCGCCGATCGCCAAGGGCGACGTAATCGGTAAAGTCGAAGTGAAACTGGACGACAAGGTGGTGCACAGCGCCGACCTTATCGCTCTGGACGCGGTCGAGGAGGGTGGTATCTTCCGTCGCATGTGGGATAGCATCCGTCTATTCTTCTACGGCTTGTTCAACTGA
- the lptE gene encoding LPS assembly lipoprotein LptE, translated as MIKRNLLVMGLAVLLSACGFQLRGTGTTELTIKELDVSARNAYGETVTQLRQVLQGSGVKVYTGAPYKLVLTDEQEKQRILSYAGTGSSGEYQVTTVLNYEIRGDHDLQLKSDKIEVEKVFIHDASNLVGSDQEANTARAETRRELIQRMILRLQQITPAQLEAMQEMANNRAKADADALEAAKKAEAETPRQSPVEIPQQ; from the coding sequence ATGATCAAACGCAATCTGCTGGTGATGGGCCTCGCCGTCCTGTTGAGCGCCTGCGGTTTCCAGTTGCGGGGCACTGGCACCACCGAGCTGACAATCAAGGAACTCGACGTAAGCGCACGCAACGCCTACGGCGAAACCGTGACGCAATTGCGTCAGGTCCTGCAAGGCAGCGGCGTCAAGGTCTACACCGGCGCGCCGTACAAGCTGGTACTGACCGATGAACAGGAAAAACAGCGCATCCTCAGCTACGCCGGTACTGGCAGCTCGGGTGAGTATCAGGTGACCACCGTACTGAACTACGAGATCCGTGGTGATCACGATCTGCAGCTCAAAAGCGACAAGATCGAAGTGGAGAAAGTCTTTATCCACGACGCCAGCAACCTCGTGGGTTCTGATCAGGAAGCCAATACTGCCCGCGCAGAAACCCGTCGCGAGCTGATTCAGCGCATGATCCTGCGCCTGCAACAGATCACCCCGGCCCAGCTGGAAGCGATGCAGGAAATGGCGAACAACCGGGCCAAGGCTGATGCCGACGCTCTGGAAGCGGCGAAGAAGGCTGAGGCGGAAACTCCGCGTCAGTCGCCAGTCGAAATCCCGCAGCAATAA